A single genomic interval of Candidatus Saganbacteria bacterium harbors:
- a CDS encoding HEPN domain-containing protein, translating to MSAEIEKEKAVIIGEWERRALDDLVSAEIILKESDKYEISVYHSHQAVEKFLKANLLKLGQTFKFTHDIDVLFEQVFGDDKDKAAAEKIAHLNALYPSLRYPFGEKITKDQAINCLAIAKEAISRLRK from the coding sequence ATGAGCGCAGAGATTGAAAAAGAGAAAGCCGTAATAATAGGCGAATGGGAGCGGAGAGCGCTTGATGACCTTGTATCGGCGGAAATCATATTGAAGGAGAGCGATAAATATGAGATTTCCGTCTATCATTCGCATCAGGCAGTTGAAAAATTTTTGAAAGCAAACCTGTTAAAACTGGGGCAAACATTTAAATTCACCCACGATATTGATGTTTTGTTCGAACAAGTTTTTGGCGATGATAAAGATAAGGCGGCAGCCGAAAAAATCGCCCATCTTAACGCTTTATATCCGTCTTTAAGATATCCCTTTGGGGAAAAGATAACCAAGGACCAGGCGATTAATTGCCTGGCGATAGCAAAAGAAGCGATTAGCCGGTTGCGAAAATAG
- a CDS encoding type II toxin-antitoxin system RelE/ParE family toxin, producing MSAYQILITPRTKKDLKKIDHFEVKRIDAAIMKLESIPFPDGVKRLIADDVAQFRIRIGDYRVLYDVEQKSKTIIILRIGHRKDIYR from the coding sequence ATGTCTGCTTATCAGATACTTATCACTCCTCGCACCAAGAAAGATCTTAAAAAAATTGATCATTTTGAGGTTAAACGTATTGATGCGGCAATTATGAAACTGGAATCAATCCCTTTTCCTGATGGAGTGAAACGCCTTATTGCTGACGATGTAGCACAATTCCGTATCCGTATCGGGGATTATAGGGTGCTGTACGACGTTGAGCAAAAAAGCAAAACTATAATAATACTTCGAATTGGGCATCGGAAAGATATTTATCGGTAA
- the ilvD gene encoding dihydroxy-acid dehydratase encodes MRSDNIKKMGPTRALVHATGVSDKELSKPFIGLASSFTDLVPGHVDMRSLERVIEKGIHAGGGVSFTFGLPAICDGIAMGHKGMHYSLPSRELIADTVETVAEAHQLDGLILLTACDKITPGMLMAAARLNIPSIIVTAGPMLAGCYKGERLDLVHDAFEAEAAYKQKKISKKDFDSLILSACPGAGSCSGLFTANTMACATEAMGMSLPFCGTSLAVSSKKKMIAYESGKRIVELVSENLTPRKIMNMNSFMNAIRIDMALGGSTNAVLHLTAIAQEAGIDLTLDIFDKISRETPHITNIRPGGNHFMEDFENAGGIPAAFSVLQKLLKDNPTVSGMSVKQIAKSGVVYDREVIKTLDNPYHKQGSLAVLKGNIAPEGAVVKQTAVSQKMMKFSGEAIVFDSEDAAQKAIVSGKVKKGHVVVIRYEGPKGGPGMREMLYPTSAIAGMGLSDSVALITDGRFSGGTRGPCIGHVAPEAALGGPIAAVKNGDVIDIDIPNRRIELRVTSSELKKRLAAVKPHEPKIKAGWLARYQKLVTSASVGAILK; translated from the coding sequence ATGCGAAGCGATAATATTAAAAAAATGGGGCCGACCCGCGCCTTAGTCCACGCGACAGGCGTTTCTGATAAAGAACTTTCAAAACCATTTATCGGCCTTGCTTCCTCATTTACCGACTTGGTGCCGGGGCATGTTGATATGCGATCGCTTGAAAGAGTTATAGAAAAAGGGATACATGCCGGCGGCGGAGTTTCATTCACATTCGGCCTTCCTGCCATTTGTGATGGGATCGCCATGGGACACAAGGGGATGCATTATTCTCTGCCATCGAGAGAACTCATAGCAGACACTGTTGAAACAGTCGCAGAAGCCCACCAATTGGATGGTTTAATATTGCTCACCGCTTGCGACAAGATAACACCCGGAATGCTAATGGCGGCCGCGCGATTAAATATCCCTTCTATTATAGTTACAGCAGGCCCAATGCTCGCAGGTTGTTATAAAGGCGAGAGGCTTGATCTTGTCCACGACGCTTTCGAGGCAGAAGCGGCTTACAAGCAGAAAAAAATATCAAAAAAAGATTTCGATAGTTTAATTTTAAGCGCGTGTCCCGGAGCCGGTTCGTGTTCCGGTTTATTTACCGCAAATACTATGGCCTGTGCGACGGAAGCGATGGGAATGTCCTTGCCATTCTGCGGGACATCCCTTGCCGTATCTTCCAAGAAAAAAATGATCGCCTATGAAAGCGGCAAAAGGATAGTTGAGTTGGTATCCGAAAATCTTACTCCAAGAAAGATCATGAACATGAACTCATTCATGAATGCGATACGCATCGATATGGCGCTTGGCGGATCGACGAATGCTGTATTGCATCTGACAGCGATCGCGCAGGAAGCGGGGATCGATCTGACGCTTGATATATTTGACAAGATAAGCCGTGAAACCCCGCATATTACAAATATCCGCCCCGGCGGAAACCATTTTATGGAGGATTTTGAGAATGCCGGCGGCATTCCCGCCGCTTTTTCCGTCCTTCAAAAACTCTTGAAAGATAATCCAACAGTTTCAGGGATGTCGGTCAAACAGATCGCAAAATCTGGAGTTGTTTATGATCGCGAAGTCATAAAAACATTGGACAATCCGTATCATAAGCAAGGAAGCCTCGCCGTTCTTAAAGGAAACATCGCTCCTGAAGGGGCAGTTGTAAAACAAACCGCGGTTTCACAGAAAATGATGAAATTTTCGGGAGAAGCGATTGTTTTTGATTCCGAAGATGCGGCGCAAAAAGCGATCGTTTCCGGTAAAGTCAAAAAAGGGCATGTTGTTGTCATAAGATATGAAGGGCCAAAAGGCGGACCCGGGATGCGGGAGATGCTTTATCCAACATCGGCTATCGCCGGTATGGGGCTTTCTGATTCAGTCGCATTAATTACTGATGGGCGATTTTCCGGTGGAACAAGAGGTCCATGCATTGGCCACGTCGCGCCGGAAGCCGCTTTAGGCGGACCGATCGCGGCTGTAAAAAATGGGGACGTTATTGATATAGATATTCCGAACAGGAGAATAGAGTTGCGGGTAACGAGCAGCGAGTTGAAAAAACGATTGGCGGCTGTAAAACCGCATGAGCCGAAGATCAAAGCCGGGTGGCTTGCGAGATATCAGAAGCTTGTAACTTCGGCAAGTGTGGGCGCTATACTTAAGTAG
- a CDS encoding nucleotidyltransferase domain-containing protein: MDEEIKNITKRIAEKFNPRKLILFGSSALGARKENSDVDLCVVKDYIQDRTMDSVAIRKIIGKNLIPFDIVVLGRDEYDSRKNIWGTLQYEIDKKGIVLYERRD, encoded by the coding sequence ATGGACGAAGAAATAAAAAATATAACAAAGCGGATCGCCGAAAAATTTAATCCCAGAAAACTCATTCTCTTTGGCTCGTCTGCTTTAGGTGCGAGAAAAGAAAATAGCGATGTGGATTTATGCGTAGTTAAAGACTATATCCAAGATCGGACAATGGATTCAGTCGCGATCAGGAAAATTATTGGGAAAAATTTGATACCTTTTGATATTGTAGTTTTAGGCAGAGATGAATATGACAGCCGGAAAAATATTTGGGGAACTTTGCAGTATGAGATAGATAAAAAGGGAATAGTTCTTTATGAGCGCAGAGATTGA
- a CDS encoding nucleotidyltransferase domain-containing protein: MKTDKIDESLIKDAAAKIAAKLNPKKIILFGSHAWGKASGSSDLDLFIIAPSVLRRDERGVEVSKLFPDRLFPLDALVYTPEEVEQSLRRKNPFVKEILEKGKILYGA; this comes from the coding sequence ATGAAAACAGATAAAATTGATGAAAGTTTAATTAAAGATGCCGCGGCTAAGATAGCGGCAAAGCTTAATCCTAAAAAAATTATTCTTTTTGGGTCGCATGCATGGGGGAAAGCTTCGGGAAGCAGCGATTTAGACCTTTTTATAATAGCACCTTCGGTTTTACGTCGAGATGAAAGGGGGGTTGAAGTTTCCAAACTTTTTCCAGATAGGTTGTTCCCACTCGACGCGCTTGTATATACCCCGGAAGAAGTTGAGCAAAGTTTAAGGCGAAAAAATCCGTTTGTGAAAGAAATTTTGGAAAAAGGGAAAATTCTCTATGGCGCCTGA